The DNA window ATCCCGTTGTTATGCGTAAACCATTCGTCCTCAGTCAGGCTCCATCCATGACCGCACCATCAGTCACTCCCTTGCAAATCCGCAGTGCACTGCTGCTGCGCGATGAAATCGCGTTGCTCGATCTGCGGCACGAGGCTGCCTTCGCCACCGGCCATCCGCTGTTCGCCGCCAACATGGCGGCCGACAGGATCGGGCTCGAAGCCGAGACCAGGCTGCCGCGCAAGGACCTGCCGATCGTTGTGTACGACGCCGGCGAAGGGCTTGTGCGCGCGGCGACGGAGCGCCTGACGGCACTGGGCTATACGGACGTTCGTCAGCTCGACGGCGGACTCCAGGCCTGGAAGGCGGCAGGCTACGAACTGTTTCAGGACGTGAATTCCTATGCCAAGGCCTTTGGCGAACTGGTTGAGTCGCGCCGGCACACGCCCTCGCTGACCGCGGACGAAGTCGCGGGGCTGATCGCGAGCAAAGCCAATATCAGGATTCTCGATGCTCGGCGGTTCGACGAATACGAGACCATGAACATCCCCGGCTCCGTCAGCGTGCCCGGTGCGGAATTGGTGCTGCGCGCGGGCCGCGCCGCGCCGGATCCCGAGACGACCATCATCGTGAACTGCGCTGGCCGCACCCGATCGATCATCGGCACCCAGTCGCTGATCAACGCCGGCGTCGCCAACAAGGTGCGGGCGCTGAGAAACGGCACCATCGGCTGGACTCTCGCAAGCCATGACCTCGAGCATGGCGCCAACCGGCGCGGCGAGATCGGCACCTTCGAGGGGGCGGAAGCCAACGCCCATGATGTCGCCTATCGCGCCGGCGTTCGGCATCTCGGCACGGAGGAATCGATAGCGCTGCAGGCACAGACCCACCGCACGCTCTATCGCTTCGACGTTCGCTCCGCAGAAGAATATGCGGCCGGCCACATCCCCGGCTTTCGCCATCATCCCGGTGGGCAGCTTGTCCAGGAGATTGACATGGCGGCGCCGGTGCGCGGCGCGCGCATCGTGCTGACGGACAACAGGGCGGTCCGTGCCGACATGACGGCGTCCTGGCTGGCGCAAATGGGCTGGGAGACCTATGTGCTCGAGGGCGGCTATGATCATGCGCTGGAAATCAAGCCACCGGTGGTTCTGCCGAAGCCCGATGCCGCGCGCCGCTACCGGCGTCCCTACGAAGGCACCGAGGCCTCAACCGGCGCGATGCAGGCCTATCTCGAGTGGGAATATGGTCTCGTCGAACAGCTTCGGCGCGACGCAACCCATGGCTTCTTTGTCATTTGACCGCTTCTTCGTCATTAGATGCTGGCAGGGGCCGAAGCGGCTGTGTCAGCCGCGCGATCGGGTTGCGGCCGGTTCTTCATTGCGCTGCATCTCGCCGGCAAGATCCTTGAAGGCTTGATCGATGTGGGCCGAAAGCAGCAGGCTCGCCCGGCCGCTGTCGCGGCGCTGGATCGCGTCAATGATCTCGCGATGCTCCCTCGGAATGCGCGCGCGCTGATCGGCGCTGCGGCCGAAGCGAATACGGAGCGGGCGAATGAGATCGTAGTGGCGGTTGAGAACGGAAATCGCTTCCTCGTTTTGCGTCACGCTGACGATATGATTGTGGAAGCGCCGATCGAGATCCTGGAATTTTCCGTCTTCGAACTTGGCGAGCGCAGCTTCCTGCTCCGCAAGAATGCCATATAGTTTTTCGATGTCGGCCGGCGTGACGCGGTAGGCCAGCTCCACTACAAAAAAAGTCTCCAGTGCTTTTCGGATCTCGTAGACCTGCCACAGAAACGTTTCGTCGATGCGGCGGACGCTTGCGCCGCGGTTGGCGGTCAGTTCGATCAGGCCTTCGCCCTGGAGTTGCTGAAGCGCCTCGCGAACCGGTACCGCACTGATGCCATAGCGCTCGGAGAGCTCCGCGATCTTGAGCCGGGAGCCCGGCGCGAGCACGCCGGTCATGATGTCGCCGCGAATGATGTCGCGCAGGCGCTCGTAGTTGGTGTGCGGCGGATCCAGCGACAGCGTCATACGTAACCGGGCCCCTCCACGCCAGCGTAGTGGCGGATCATGTCTTCATCGACTTCAACGCCGATGCCCGGCTTTTCGCCGGGCGAAATCGTGCCGTCGCCGCTCACCTGGATCGGCGGATCGATCAGCTTGTCGCGCAACGGATTGCTGAGCGAGCAGTCGGCTTCGAAATAGCCGGCGTTCTCGATCGCGCTCAGAAAATGGACCGTCGCCGCCATGTTGATTCCCATACTCGAATGGCAATGCACCGGCAATTTATATGCCGACGCCATCGCCGCGATTTTCAGCCCCTCCGTGATTCCTCCGCATTTCGACAGGTCCGGTTGCAGGATGCTGACGACCGATTCTTCGATCAGGCGGCTGAATTCGAAGCGCGTGAAATGGTTTTCGCCGGCGGCCAGCGGAGTCTTGCCGATCGCCTTGGCTTCGCGATAGTTGCGGTAATCCGTGGCAGGGAAGGGTTCCTCCAGCCATCCCACCTTGCAGGCTTCCAAGCATGGCATGACGCGCCGCGCGTCCGCCAGCGCGTAACTGGCATTGGCATCGGTCAGGATGTCGACGTCGTCGCCAAGTGCATGGCGGACGGCTTCGACGCGCAGGCAATCGTTTTTGGGGGTGTCGCCGATCCGCAGCTTGAGCGCCTTGAATCCCTGCGCAACGAAACCCGCGGCTTCGACGGCGAGAGATTCGGGGGCCTGGTAGCCGAGCGAAATCCCGCCCGCGTAACAAGGAACCCTGTTGTTGCTGCCGCCCAGAAGCTTGTAGAGCGGCCATCCCGCCGCCTTGCCACGGATGTCCCACAGCGCCATGTCGATGCCGCTCATGGCCATCGCGCAAGCTGCACCCATTCCATGGCTGCCAAGCTGGAATTTGTAGATCTTCGACCACGCGCCGTTGACGTCGGTGGCATCCATACCGCGGACAAGCTGGCGCAGGGTGGTGTTGACTAGCGCCGCGATTGCCAGATGCGCCCTGCCGTGATGCGATTCACCCCAGCCGATCAGGCCGTCGTCCGTCTGCACCTTCACCACCACGGTATCGCGCTTAACCATGCGGCCGATTCCCAGGGTGACACGCTGATCTTCGGGGACCGGAACCGTGACTGGAAACGCCGTGACTTCTGCAATCTTCATGAGCGGGACTCCCAAATGCGCGATGCCTCGGGATATATTATATATTATCTAGTGCAACAGGAATTTGCCAGCCATCACCAGATCAGCGAATTTTACCTAAAATACAGCTGAGATCGATCCTCTCGCTCATTTTCATCTGCTTGACTTCCAAATATATTATATATTATTTACCGCCATCCGAACGCTGACCAGACTGTCAGTGGCCATCGCCTGAACTGGAGTGCGCGCCATGAAGCTCAAAGGAAAATCGATTTGCATGCCGGTGGCGCATGAGTTCGAGGATCTCGAACTGCTTTATCCGTTGCTGCGGCTGTCAGAAGAGGGCGCGCGCATCGTGATCGGGACCTATCAGGCCAGCTTCAGCGCGCGGCCCTATGTCGGAAAGGACAAGCCGATCACGGGACGTCTTGGTTATCCGGTGCCGCCGATTCCGATGGTCGAGGGCCGGCGCTATGAGATGGCCAACATGCTCGACCTCAAGCCGGAGGATTTCGATGGGGTCGTGATCGCCGGGGGGTTCTCGCCCGACATTCTGCGCCGCGAACCGAAGATCGTCGATTTCGTGCGACGCAGCGACCAGGCCGGCAAGCCCATCGGCGCGATCTGTCATGCGCCGTGGCTGCCGATCTCGGCCGGGATCGTCAAGGGACGTCGGGTGACGAGTTGGATCAGCCTGAAGGACGATCTCATCAACGCCGGCGCGCTGTGGGAAGACAATGTGGTCGTGGTCGATCGCAATCTGATTACCGCGCGCTGTCCCGACGACCTGCCGGAATTCTGCGTTGCCATCATTGATGCACTGTCTGGCAAGAACACCTGACGGCGCGATCGAGCGCCGCCGAAAGCCGGAACAGGGCTGATGCAGATTAAGACCGTTCAAGCGTATTGGGCGCATATTCCGATCCCAGAAGCGCAGCAGCACGTCAGCGATTTCGGACGAATTTCATCGTTTGACGCGACGCTGGTGCGCATCGAGACGAAGTGCGGAATCGTCGGCTGGGGCGAAGCCAAGGCGCAGGTCGGCAGCATGGCGGTCAATCATGCGTTGACGGCGCTGATCAACTCGGAGCTCGGACCCGAACTGATCGGGCAGGATCCGCGCGACATCAATCGGATCTGGGACGCGTTCTATAACGGCGTGCGGGCGCATTATGCGCTGCGCGAAGGTCGTGTGTTTCCGATCCTTGGGCGGCGTGGCCTGACGATTTCGGCGATCAGCGGCATCGATATCGCGTTGTGGGACATTCTCGGGAAATCGCTCAACGTCCCGGTCTGGCAATTGCTCGGCGGGCGGCGCACGCCGTCGCTGCCGGCCTATGCTTCGGGCGGCTGGGCCGACGCGGAAGGGATTGGAGCGCAGCTCCGCGGCTATATCGAGCGCGGCGGTTTCGGCGCCGTCAAGATGCGCGTCGGAATCATCGACGGAAGCCCCGAGGCTTCGGCGCAGCGGGTCGCCGCCGCGCGCAAGGCGCTGGGGCCGAACATCGGCCTGATGTGCGATGCGCATGGAACCTTCTCGGTCGCGGAAGCCAAGCGGTTTTGCCGGCTGGTCGAGCCCTACAATCTCGCCTGGTTCGAAGAGCCGGTGACGTCGGATGACCGAGCGGGTTATGCCGCCGTTCGCGCCGCGACGGATATTCCGATCGCGGCGGGTGAAAGCGAATTCACGCGGTTTGATTTTCGTGAACTCGCCGAGCGCGCGGCAGTGGACGTGTTTCAGCCGGATCTCGCCATCTGCGGCGGCATCACCGAAGCGATGCGGATCGCCGCGATCGCAAGCGCCTACAATTTGCGTCTTGCGCCGCATTTGTGGTCGGGCGCGCCCGCCTTCGCGGCGGGGCTGCATGTGGCAGCCGCGGCGTCGGCGGGTTTCATCGTCGAATATTCGGTCGGCGCCAATCCACTGCTGCATGAATTGATCGAGGAAAGCTTCATTGCCGAAAACGGCGTGGTCGAAATTCCCAGCCGACCCGGAATCGGGATCACGGTTCGGGAAGATTATCTGGCGCGCCACACGCAGTCGTGAGGTGTGAACGCGGACTTCGATCGATCGAAGGTGGTCGCGCGCGGAAACGGGCAAGTCGAGAGCAGAGTGTCGAAAGTAACAATACGATGGCATCGGTAACGCTGAAGAATGTCTGCAAGTCCTTTGGCGCCATCAACGTCGTCGAAGATGTCTGCATCGATATCGCGGATGGCGAGTTCCTCGTGCTGCTCGGTCCTTCCGGCTGCGGAAAATCGACCACGCTGCGGATGATTGCCGGCCTGGAGGCCACGTCGTCGGGGTCCATATCGATAGGCGCGCGGGACGTCACCGATCTCGAGCCGGCCGACCGCAACATTGCGATGGTCTTTCAGAATTACGCGCTCTACCCGCACAAGACGGTGTACGAAAACCTCGCCTTCGGGCTGCGGATGCGCGGCGTCAGGAAGGCCGACATCGATAGCAGGGTACGACGAGCCGCTGGTGTTCTCGGGATCGAGCCGTTGTTGTCGCGCCGGCCGCGGCAATTATCGGGCGGACAGATGCAGCGCGCGGCGCTCGGACGGGCGCTGGTGCGCGAGCCGGAAGTATTCCTGCTCGACGAGCCGCTGTCCAATCTCGACGCCAAGATGCGCGTCCAGATGCGAGAGGAGATCGGCCGGCTCCACGGCGAGACCGGGATCAGCATGATCTATGTAACCCATGATCAGGTCGAGGCCATGACGCTCGGCGATCGGGTTTGCATCATGCGCGACGGGCACGTCCAGCAGATCGCGAAGCCGATCGATGTTTACGATCATCCGGCCAGTCGTTTCGTCGCCAGCTTTATTGGCTCGCCGGAGATGAACATCATCGAGGGTGAACTGGATAGCGACGGCACATTCCGGAACGCCGAACTGAGATTTTCGATTCCACCGGGATGCTTCCCCGAGGCCAAACCCGGCGAGCCGGTGTCCTTTGGGGTTCGGCCAGAACACCTTGCTCTGGCGGCGCCGGGCGGCCCGGCATCCGGTCGTATCACGATGATCGAACGGCTGGGTGCGCAGATGCAGGTGGCCATCGACAGCGGCGGCATCCGCCTGTCGTCGCTGATCTCGCGCAACGAAGCCTTGAAGGTTGGCGATGTAGTCGGCCTCGCGGCCGACAGCGAGCGGCTGCATTTGTTCGATGCAAAAAACGGAATCTCTTTGCGGAAGTCCTAGGCGCGATCGAAAGCTCTACAAAAAACATATCAGGGGAGGCAAACGACATGTCAAAGGCGAACATCGGACTAACCCGGCGAACCATTCTCAAGAGCGGCGTTGCTGCGGCCGCTTTCAGTCCCCTCGGCGCGCCTGCGGTGCATGCGCAGACCAAGGAAATCCGTCTGCTGCAAGACCAGACCTTTGTCGACTCGCTGCGCGTGATCAAGGAGGCCGCCGCGCGCTACGAGCAGGAGCGCGGCGTGCGGGTGGTGGTCGACACCGTGCCGTCGGCGGATCTTTACCCGCGTATCCTCGCCGGCATTCGCGGCGGACGGCCCTATGACCTGACGATGATCATTTTCGTCGCTCACATGCTGAGTCTCGCCAATGAAGGCCAGCTCGCGCCGGTGACCTCGCTGGTCAACAAATACAAATGGGGCAAGCGAATCCTGTTTCCGGTCAAGGGCGAGCATTATTATTATCCGTGGGCCTATGCGCTGTGCTGGATGAATTATCGCAAGGATCTCTACGACACGCTCAAGCTCGAGCCGCCGAAGACGCTGGATCAACTGGTCGAGAATTCGCAGAAGTGCATGTCCACTAGCGGCAGCCAGCGCTACGGATATTCAACGCCGATCGGCTCCAACATCGCAACGAGCTGGATGGCATTCGGTCCGCTCTGGGCGGAAGGCGCGCAGCTGTTCGACGACAAATGGACGGTGGCGCTCGACACTCCGGATGGCCGCAAGGGCGCCGCCAAATATCTCGATTTCATGGCCGGCCTCTACAAGACCATGCCGCCCGGCGAAACCCAGGGCGATTTCGGTTCGGTGCTCGTGAAGTTCGGCGCCGATCAGACCGCGCACGCGCCGCAGGCCGGGCGCCTGATGGATTACATGGAGCAGCGCGTGCCGGAGATGGCGGATAAATGCGGCATCGCGGCTTTCCCCGACAGTTCGGGAACGCGCCGCGCCGTGAACCATGGTTACAAGGGATTTCTGGTCGGCAATACGCCGATGGCGGAAGAATCCATCAAGTTCCTGGAATGGTGGTCGGAAGGCCCCTACATCGACTTCCTGCACACCGCACCGCTGACGTTTCAGCCGCCGCGGCTTGATCTCTATGACGATGCGCGCTGGACCAACAACCCTATACTCAAGAAACACAGCGAAGCCGTGCGGACCATGCGCGGTTTTCTCGATGATCCCGCGCTGACGATCCGCTCGATCGACACCGAAGGGCCCGCTCCGGACATCAGGCCGGCCAAGGTCTTCGAGGCCAACGTGCTGCCCGAAATGCTGCAGAAAAAGCTCCTCAAGGGCATGCCGTCGGACGTCTGCGTCGACGAAGCGATTACTCGGATCCGCCAGCTTATCGCTTAGTGGAATCGGCGGTCGATACGGAGCATCGTCATGTCTTCTCGTCACGACTGGGTGATATGGCTGCTGTTTATCAGCGGGCTAGCCCTGATTTGGGCGTTCGCGGTGCTGCCGGTCTTCAACGCGATATGGCTGTCACTCCATTCGGCGTCTTCGTTCATCGAGACGCCGCATTGGGCTGGCCTGAATAATTATGTTGCCCTTCTCACCGATCCGGATTTCTGGCGGGCGACGGAGAACGGTTTCATCTACGCGGGACTGTGCATCGTCCTTCAAGTCGTGATCGGGATCGTGTTCGCGCTCGTGCTCAACACGGCGTTTCCGCTGCGATGGATGGTCCGCGGCATGGCGGTTCTTCCCTATTTGTTGCCCACGGTCGTGGTGGCGCTGATCTTCCAGTGGATGACCGACGGGAGCTTCGGCGTCATCACCGTGATCACGCAGAAGCTCGGCCTTGGCGTAATTCCCTGGCTTGAGCGTCCCGATGCCGCGATGGCCTCGGTTGTCATGGTGTCGGTCTGGATGTGGTCGCCGTTCGTCACGGTGTGCTGTCTTGCCGGAATGCAGTCGATACCGCCTGCGCTTTACGAGGCGGCCCGGGTCGATGGCGCCAATGCCTGGTATCGGTTCTGGCATGTCACTCTGCCGCAGCTCAGGCCGGTGCTCAGTGTCGTCATCCTGTTGCGGGCGATCTGGATGTTCAACAAATTCGACATCACGTGGTTGCTGACCAAGGGAGGCCCGCTCGGCGCCACGGAGCATCTGCCGATCCTCGCCTACAAGAAAGCATTCTCGATGTACGACGTCGGCGGCGGAGCCGCCGTCTCGACGTTGAGCTTCGCCCTCCTGACCGCCTGCGTCTTCGTCTATTTCCGGATTTCGCCACTCGAAGAAAAGGGCCCGCGATGACCCTCCGTCGTGTCGGAGCCAGCAGCAGGTCGGCCCGCCTGTCGCGGCTGGGATTGTATCTCGTGGCGGCGATCATCGCCGTCTGGTCGTTCTTTCCGATCTACTGGATGCTGCTCTCGTCGTTTCGCGGGCAATCGGATTTGTTCTCGGTGCCGAGCCTGTGGCCGCGCCATCTGGTCCTGAGCAACTATCGGCTCCTGCTGCAGCTGAGCGATTACGGACAACAATTCGAGAATTCGCTGATCGTCGCGGCGAGCGTCGTGGCCATCACGCTGGTGTTCTCGGTGGTGATCGCCTACGCGCTGACACGCCTCAAATTCCCGGGCAAGGTTTTCATCATCAGCAGCGTTCTCTACGCCTACATGTTTCCGCCGATGTTGCTGGCGATTCCCCTGTATGGCATCTTCGTTCAGACCGGACTTGGCGAGAGCCTCATCGCGCTCATCATCGCGCATTGCACCCTGACATTGCCACTTGGTATCTGGCTGCTCTGGGGTTTTTTCAAGAGCGTGCCGTTCGATCTGGAAGAAGCCGCGATGGTCGACGGGTGTACACGGCTTGGCACGTTCTTCCGCGTGGTGTTGCCGTTGTCGGGCCCCGGCATCATCACGGTCGCGATCTTTTCCTTTTTGCTGTCATGGACGGACTATGTATACGCGCTGGTGATGATCACGTCGGATTCGCAAAAGACACTGCCGCTCGGCATCGCCTCGATGGTCGGTTCGTTCGATATGCGATGGGGCGAAGCCATGGCCGGATCTTCGCTGATCATGTTGCCGCTGTTTCTGATGTTCGTGTTCCTGTCGCGCTATTTCATCCAGGGTTTGAGCGCGGGCGCGATCAAGGGATGAGGCCGGTCTGTTTTCCTTCGCGACCTGACCCATAGCGGAGATCGGTGGCCTTTCGACCCAAGGTAGACCTTGTCGATGGGCTGCGAGATATGGTCGCACGGAGCATTTGACCGGATAGCACCTCGCGGTTGGGTGGGCTGAGTCAGCCCCCCGCGGACGCTCGACGATGGGTCGGAACCATTTCGGTTCCGGCAAATTGTAGCCGATGGCGTAGTGTCGAAGGTGGCTCGCAATGGCAAGATGGTTGCCAGGGACAGGACGGCCGCCGGTTCGCCTGGAGAGCGGGACTGTACCGTTGCACGAGCCGGCTCCAATAAAACTGGTACAACCTCGAGGAACGACGCTCATCAACATGGCCGTCGCAGCGCTGATTATCGCTGCGCTGTATTTCGGCCGTGAGATATTCGTTCCGGTCGCCCTGGCGGTCCTCTTAAGCTTTGTCCTCGCGCCTTTCGTCATGCGTCTGCATTCCTGGCGGGTCCCACGCACGTTGGCCGTGCTGGTAGTGGTGTTCGTGGGATTCTCGATCATATTCAGTCTGGGTGGTCTGATGGTGTCGCAGGCCAGCCGCCTCGCCCGCGAACTGCCCAGATATCAGCAGACGCTGAGTGACAAGATCGAGAGCCTTCGCGGCCTCATGGGCGGCTCCGGGACATTGGAGCAGGCCTCCACGGTTCTCAAGGAACTGGGTACGCAGCTGCAACATCCGGATGCGGCTGATCAGCCCAACAACGGTCTCCTGAGACAACCATCCAATAACCCCGCCCCCATCCCCGTCGAAGTCAAGCAGCCCGACCCGGGCGCCCTGACCACGCTTGTCGCCATCATCGAACCCTTGCTTTCGCCGCTGACGACCACCGGGATCGTCGTGATCTTCGTCGTCTTTATCTTGCTGCAACGAGAAGATCTGAGAAACCGGGTGGTGCGACTTGCCGGTTCGGGGGATATTCAGCGCACGACCGCGGCGCTGGATGACGCCGGCCAACGCTTGAGCAAGCTCTTCCTCACCCAGATCGCCTTCAACGCCGTGTTTGGTCTGGCGATTGGCATCGGGCTCGAACTCATCGGCGTTCCCTCGGCGCCTCTGTGGGGCCTGATCGCGATGATCCTGCGGTTCGTGCCTTATATCGGCGCGCTGATATCAGCCGTATTCCCTCTCATCCTCTCCGCAGCCGTCGGCTCCGGTTGGGAGATGCTGGTTTTGACGGCCGCCTTGTTTGTCGTGCTGGAGCTGCTGGCCGGTCAGGTGCTGGAACCGTTGATCTTCGGCCATAGCACGGGCTTGTCTCCGGTCGCGATCATCCTGTCCGCGTCGTTCTGGACCTGGCTCTGGGGACCGGTCGGGCTGGTGTTGGCGACGCCGCTTACGGTCTGTCTCGTCGTCGTCGGGCGGCATGTCGATCGCCTCAAATTCCTCGACATCATGCTCGGCGATCGGCCGCCATTGACGCCGTCGCAACTGGTGTACCAGCGGATGCTGGCAGGCGATCCGATCGAAGCGGCGGAGCAGGCGCATGAGCATCTGAAGAATGCGTCACTTGAAGATTATTACGACACGATCCTCCTGAAAGGGTTGAGACTTGCGGAAACCGACAATCGACTAGGCCATCTCAATGAGGAGCGGCTGGACCGCATCGTCGCTACCGTCGGCGAACTGGTGAGCGACCTCGAAACGCACAACGACGCGGAAGTTGCCGATGCGGCGCCTGCCGACGTCGACTCCAATCTCGGCGCTCTCGTTGCAATCGAGCGCGCGGGGGACCGGCCGATCCTGATTCCGGAACAATGGCAGTCGCCGCGATCTGTTCTATGTGTTCCGGGAGCCAGCAAGATAGATGAAGCGGCGGCGCTGGTGGTCGCCCAGATTCTTCGGCGTCGCGGATTCGGCGCGGCATCGGAAAAGGCGGATGCCCTCTCGATGTCCAAATTCTTTTCGCTCGATTTGACCGGTACTTTGCTCGTCTGTGTCTGCTATGTCGACCGGCCATCCGGCGCCAGGATTCAATATGCCGTGCGGCGCCTCACCAAAAAAAACGGCAGTGTCAAAGTACTGCTCGCGCTTCTTGGCGCGGACGGCATCACGCCTGCCGAAAGTCCGGCCGGCACGCTTGTCGC is part of the Bradyrhizobium canariense genome and encodes:
- a CDS encoding ABC transporter ATP-binding protein; amino-acid sequence: MASVTLKNVCKSFGAINVVEDVCIDIADGEFLVLLGPSGCGKSTTLRMIAGLEATSSGSISIGARDVTDLEPADRNIAMVFQNYALYPHKTVYENLAFGLRMRGVRKADIDSRVRRAAGVLGIEPLLSRRPRQLSGGQMQRAALGRALVREPEVFLLDEPLSNLDAKMRVQMREEIGRLHGETGISMIYVTHDQVEAMTLGDRVCIMRDGHVQQIAKPIDVYDHPASRFVASFIGSPEMNIIEGELDSDGTFRNAELRFSIPPGCFPEAKPGEPVSFGVRPEHLALAAPGGPASGRITMIERLGAQMQVAIDSGGIRLSSLISRNEALKVGDVVGLAADSERLHLFDAKNGISLRKS
- a CDS encoding carbohydrate ABC transporter permease; amino-acid sequence: MTLRRVGASSRSARLSRLGLYLVAAIIAVWSFFPIYWMLLSSFRGQSDLFSVPSLWPRHLVLSNYRLLLQLSDYGQQFENSLIVAASVVAITLVFSVVIAYALTRLKFPGKVFIISSVLYAYMFPPMLLAIPLYGIFVQTGLGESLIALIIAHCTLTLPLGIWLLWGFFKSVPFDLEEAAMVDGCTRLGTFFRVVLPLSGPGIITVAIFSFLLSWTDYVYALVMITSDSQKTLPLGIASMVGSFDMRWGEAMAGSSLIMLPLFLMFVFLSRYFIQGLSAGAIKG
- a CDS encoding mandelate racemase/muconate lactonizing enzyme family protein, which encodes MQIKTVQAYWAHIPIPEAQQHVSDFGRISSFDATLVRIETKCGIVGWGEAKAQVGSMAVNHALTALINSELGPELIGQDPRDINRIWDAFYNGVRAHYALREGRVFPILGRRGLTISAISGIDIALWDILGKSLNVPVWQLLGGRRTPSLPAYASGGWADAEGIGAQLRGYIERGGFGAVKMRVGIIDGSPEASAQRVAAARKALGPNIGLMCDAHGTFSVAEAKRFCRLVEPYNLAWFEEPVTSDDRAGYAAVRAATDIPIAAGESEFTRFDFRELAERAAVDVFQPDLAICGGITEAMRIAAIASAYNLRLAPHLWSGAPAFAAGLHVAAAASAGFIVEYSVGANPLLHELIEESFIAENGVVEIPSRPGIGITVREDYLARHTQS
- a CDS encoding AI-2E family transporter, encoding MAVAALIIAALYFGREIFVPVALAVLLSFVLAPFVMRLHSWRVPRTLAVLVVVFVGFSIIFSLGGLMVSQASRLARELPRYQQTLSDKIESLRGLMGGSGTLEQASTVLKELGTQLQHPDAADQPNNGLLRQPSNNPAPIPVEVKQPDPGALTTLVAIIEPLLSPLTTTGIVVIFVVFILLQREDLRNRVVRLAGSGDIQRTTAALDDAGQRLSKLFLTQIAFNAVFGLAIGIGLELIGVPSAPLWGLIAMILRFVPYIGALISAVFPLILSAAVGSGWEMLVLTAALFVVLELLAGQVLEPLIFGHSTGLSPVAIILSASFWTWLWGPVGLVLATPLTVCLVVVGRHVDRLKFLDIMLGDRPPLTPSQLVYQRMLAGDPIEAAEQAHEHLKNASLEDYYDTILLKGLRLAETDNRLGHLNEERLDRIVATVGELVSDLETHNDAEVADAAPADVDSNLGALVAIERAGDRPILIPEQWQSPRSVLCVPGASKIDEAAALVVAQILRRRGFGAASEKADALSMSKFFSLDLTGTLLVCVCYVDRPSGARIQYAVRRLTKKNGSVKVLLALLGADGITPAESPAGTLVAQGSFEVVLETLLQLVSEQSATTSDPENVVVAQ
- a CDS encoding ABC transporter substrate-binding protein, which encodes MSKANIGLTRRTILKSGVAAAAFSPLGAPAVHAQTKEIRLLQDQTFVDSLRVIKEAAARYEQERGVRVVVDTVPSADLYPRILAGIRGGRPYDLTMIIFVAHMLSLANEGQLAPVTSLVNKYKWGKRILFPVKGEHYYYPWAYALCWMNYRKDLYDTLKLEPPKTLDQLVENSQKCMSTSGSQRYGYSTPIGSNIATSWMAFGPLWAEGAQLFDDKWTVALDTPDGRKGAAKYLDFMAGLYKTMPPGETQGDFGSVLVKFGADQTAHAPQAGRLMDYMEQRVPEMADKCGIAAFPDSSGTRRAVNHGYKGFLVGNTPMAEESIKFLEWWSEGPYIDFLHTAPLTFQPPRLDLYDDARWTNNPILKKHSEAVRTMRGFLDDPALTIRSIDTEGPAPDIRPAKVFEANVLPEMLQKKLLKGMPSDVCVDEAITRIRQLIA
- a CDS encoding rhodanese-like domain-containing protein, with protein sequence MTAPSVTPLQIRSALLLRDEIALLDLRHEAAFATGHPLFAANMAADRIGLEAETRLPRKDLPIVVYDAGEGLVRAATERLTALGYTDVRQLDGGLQAWKAAGYELFQDVNSYAKAFGELVESRRHTPSLTADEVAGLIASKANIRILDARRFDEYETMNIPGSVSVPGAELVLRAGRAAPDPETTIIVNCAGRTRSIIGTQSLINAGVANKVRALRNGTIGWTLASHDLEHGANRRGEIGTFEGAEANAHDVAYRAGVRHLGTEESIALQAQTHRTLYRFDVRSAEEYAAGHIPGFRHHPGGQLVQEIDMAAPVRGARIVLTDNRAVRADMTASWLAQMGWETYVLEGGYDHALEIKPPVVLPKPDAARRYRRPYEGTEASTGAMQAYLEWEYGLVEQLRRDATHGFFVI
- a CDS encoding GntR family transcriptional regulator encodes the protein MTLSLDPPHTNYERLRDIIRGDIMTGVLAPGSRLKIAELSERYGISAVPVREALQQLQGEGLIELTANRGASVRRIDETFLWQVYEIRKALETFFVVELAYRVTPADIEKLYGILAEQEAALAKFEDGKFQDLDRRFHNHIVSVTQNEEAISVLNRHYDLIRPLRIRFGRSADQRARIPREHREIIDAIQRRDSGRASLLLSAHIDQAFKDLAGEMQRNEEPAATRSRG
- a CDS encoding type 1 glutamine amidotransferase domain-containing protein, with amino-acid sequence MKLKGKSICMPVAHEFEDLELLYPLLRLSEEGARIVIGTYQASFSARPYVGKDKPITGRLGYPVPPIPMVEGRRYEMANMLDLKPEDFDGVVIAGGFSPDILRREPKIVDFVRRSDQAGKPIGAICHAPWLPISAGIVKGRRVTSWISLKDDLINAGALWEDNVVVVDRNLITARCPDDLPEFCVAIIDALSGKNT
- a CDS encoding mandelate racemase/muconate lactonizing enzyme family protein, giving the protein MKIAEVTAFPVTVPVPEDQRVTLGIGRMVKRDTVVVKVQTDDGLIGWGESHHGRAHLAIAALVNTTLRQLVRGMDATDVNGAWSKIYKFQLGSHGMGAACAMAMSGIDMALWDIRGKAAGWPLYKLLGGSNNRVPCYAGGISLGYQAPESLAVEAAGFVAQGFKALKLRIGDTPKNDCLRVEAVRHALGDDVDILTDANASYALADARRVMPCLEACKVGWLEEPFPATDYRNYREAKAIGKTPLAAGENHFTRFEFSRLIEESVVSILQPDLSKCGGITEGLKIAAMASAYKLPVHCHSSMGINMAATVHFLSAIENAGYFEADCSLSNPLRDKLIDPPIQVSGDGTISPGEKPGIGVEVDEDMIRHYAGVEGPGYV
- a CDS encoding carbohydrate ABC transporter permease, whose protein sequence is MSSRHDWVIWLLFISGLALIWAFAVLPVFNAIWLSLHSASSFIETPHWAGLNNYVALLTDPDFWRATENGFIYAGLCIVLQVVIGIVFALVLNTAFPLRWMVRGMAVLPYLLPTVVVALIFQWMTDGSFGVITVITQKLGLGVIPWLERPDAAMASVVMVSVWMWSPFVTVCCLAGMQSIPPALYEAARVDGANAWYRFWHVTLPQLRPVLSVVILLRAIWMFNKFDITWLLTKGGPLGATEHLPILAYKKAFSMYDVGGGAAVSTLSFALLTACVFVYFRISPLEEKGPR